Proteins encoded together in one Peromyscus leucopus breed LL Stock unplaced genomic scaffold, UCI_PerLeu_2.1 scaffold_1240, whole genome shotgun sequence window:
- the LOC119087088 gene encoding homeobox protein Rhox13-like, which produces MASNNENGEEIAQVSTLEAALAMVGGNPSGGDACCVIDLNNGGRQVREGQNDSEESSRDPNSSSSEHHQEEPRPSAEPVIRIPRRRSSRRRRRTTLQFTLGQVEEMEKMFKETQYPDALARKELAQVLNIPEVKVKTWFVHRRAEERRSERSVVLQSIPPRIEKVLILRDRDSYP; this is translated from the exons ATGGCCAGCAACAATGAGAATGGTGAGGAGATAGCTCAGGTCTCCACCTTAGAGGCTGCCTTGGCGATGGTGGGTGGCAACCCTAGTGGAGGTGATGCCTGCTGCGTAATTGACCTAAATAACGGGGGTCGCCAGGTCCGTGAGGGCCAAAACGACTCTGAGGAGAGCAGTAGGGACCCGAACTCCTCTTCCTCGGAGCATCACCAGGAGGAGCCAAGGCCCTCAGCCGAGCCTGTGATTAGGATTCCAAGGCGCCGTTCCTCACGAAGGCGTCGGCGAACCACATTGCAGTTCACACTGGGGCAGGtcgaggaaatggaaaaaatgttcaaagaaaccCAGTACCCAGATGCGCTTGCCAG GAAAGAACTTGCACAAGTTTTGAATATTCCTGAAGTCAAAGTGAAG ACATGGTTTGTCCAtcggagagcagaagagaggaggagtgAGAGGTCTGTAGTATTACAGAGCATACCTCCTCGTATTGAAAAGGTCCTTATCCTTAGGGATAGGGACTCCTATCCCTAG